One stretch of Schistocerca nitens isolate TAMUIC-IGC-003100 chromosome 11, iqSchNite1.1, whole genome shotgun sequence DNA includes these proteins:
- the LOC126213237 gene encoding uncharacterized protein LOC126213237 isoform X2: protein MDSKGTSWLKKEKNEVYAEPGSLVQLHTCTMKVKEELDEQVKKQVLTVFHNIPHTGCIGCCIMFDHLTSFFKIHQGL from the exons ATGGACTCCAAGGGAACTAGTTGGCTGAAAAAAGAGAAGAATGAAGTATATGCTGAACCAGGCTCCTTG GTTCAGTTACACACATGTACcatgaaagtaaaagaagaatTGGATGAGCAAGTGAAAAAACAG GTCCTCACTGtattccacaacattcctcatactgGGTGTATTGGCTGTTGCATCATGTTTGATCACCTTACAAG tttcttcaagatCCACCAAGGATTGTAA
- the LOC126213237 gene encoding uncharacterized protein LOC126213237 isoform X1 translates to MDSKGTSWLKKEKNEVYAEPGSLVQLHTCTMKVKEELDEQVKKQFLQDPPRIVMPSLRIKQDLELKRDLDGIEHDVSFHISDALCMKYCMNIMKCIWCSKFQ, encoded by the exons ATGGACTCCAAGGGAACTAGTTGGCTGAAAAAAGAGAAGAATGAAGTATATGCTGAACCAGGCTCCTTG GTTCAGTTACACACATGTACcatgaaagtaaaagaagaatTGGATGAGCAAGTGAAAAAACAG tttcttcaagatCCACCAAGGATTGTAATGCCTAGTCTTCGTATAAAGCAAGACCTAGAACTGAAACGGGATTTAGATGGCATTGAGCATGATGTAAGTTTTCACATCAGTGATGCATTGTGCATGAAGtactgtatgaatatcatgaaatGCATTTGGTGCAGTAAATTCCAGTGA